One genomic segment of Candidatus Berkiella aquae includes these proteins:
- a CDS encoding NUDIX domain-containing protein: protein MVRLVIYIRRQLQRLLGVATVGVKALIIDAGNRVLLVEHTYVQGWHLPGGGLASGESPKVAMCREVQEETGLEVLGEPQLFGAYAHKVYGADDYPLLYVVRQFKIQEKQPCQEIKQIAWFAWQDLPPTVTDSTRQRIKEVFEGLSPADIW from the coding sequence ATGGTTCGTTTGGTTATTTATATTCGTCGACAGTTGCAACGCCTACTGGGGGTTGCAACGGTGGGCGTCAAAGCCTTAATCATTGATGCTGGCAATCGCGTTCTCTTAGTCGAACATACCTATGTGCAAGGATGGCATTTGCCCGGTGGCGGCCTTGCTAGCGGAGAATCCCCTAAAGTCGCTATGTGCCGAGAAGTACAAGAAGAAACCGGGTTAGAGGTGCTGGGAGAACCACAATTGTTTGGCGCCTACGCACACAAAGTTTACGGCGCCGATGATTATCCCCTGCTTTATGTTGTGAGACAGTTTAAAATTCAAGAAAAACAACCATGCCAAGAAATTAAACAAATCGCCTGGTTTGCTTGGCAGGATTTACCCCCCACCGTTACTGACAGTACACGCCAACGTATTAAAGAGGTCTTTGAAGGGCTTTCACCTGCTGATATATGGTAA
- a CDS encoding DUF47 family protein, producing MVFGINLLPQDNKFFELLYQTSEYANTAIHLLKDLTNEEDRDNAFKIAREIETAKHKTKEVTYEITERLCRTLVTPFDHEDIHRLSRGLYKILKTCEKAQERIVAFQLRPFQNDFFKLTSNMVEASDVVHTLMKGLKTLKDSKPVHDKCALIHNIEANTDQLLNQLTIDLYQYENDFKKILIRKEIYGLMEGIVDRHRDVANVILEVVLKHS from the coding sequence ATGGTCTTTGGCATTAACTTGCTACCCCAAGATAACAAGTTTTTTGAACTACTGTACCAAACAAGTGAATATGCCAACACTGCCATTCACCTATTAAAAGATCTCACCAATGAAGAAGATCGCGACAATGCGTTTAAAATTGCTCGCGAGATTGAAACTGCTAAGCATAAAACCAAAGAAGTCACCTATGAGATCACCGAGCGCTTATGTCGCACGTTAGTGACTCCTTTTGATCATGAAGATATCCATCGACTTTCACGCGGATTGTATAAAATCCTTAAGACCTGTGAGAAAGCGCAAGAGCGCATCGTTGCATTTCAATTACGCCCCTTTCAAAACGACTTTTTTAAGCTGACCAGTAACATGGTGGAAGCATCTGATGTGGTGCACACCTTAATGAAAGGTTTGAAAACTTTGAAAGATAGCAAACCTGTTCATGATAAATGTGCACTGATTCATAATATCGAAGCCAATACAGATCAATTGTTAAATCAATTAACTATTGATCTCTATCAATATGAAAACGACTTTAAAAAAATCCTGATCCGAAAAGAAATCTATGGCTTGATGGAAGGCATTGTTGACAGGCATCGCGATGTTGCTAACGTTATCCTCGAAGTCGTATTGAAACATTCTTAA
- a CDS encoding inorganic phosphate transporter: MELAFLLFVSIVVIALIFDYINGFHDAANAIATVVSTKVLSPRVAVTYGAILNIIGALLGTKVATTVGQGLVDAQAVTSEVLLAALISAIIWNLLTWYKGLPSSSSHALMGSLMGATAFAAGGQSLHWDKITGKVIIPMFTSPIMAFIIGYFVMVGLFWLLHRIALPTLNAWFRKLQILSSGYLCLTHGTNDAQKTMGIIALAVATYYQTEFEVSNWIVITCALTMGLGTMAGGWKIMRTVGSKMVKITPIQGFAAEATGGSILFLTAHFGIPVSTTHTITTSIMGVGSAQRLSALKLPVIANIMSAWVLTLPVSFFLSGGLYTFMHWAIARFA, encoded by the coding sequence ATGGAACTTGCTTTTTTGCTATTTGTTAGCATTGTTGTTATTGCGCTCATTTTTGATTACATCAATGGGTTTCATGATGCGGCGAATGCGATTGCAACCGTTGTCTCAACCAAAGTGCTATCTCCACGTGTTGCTGTTACTTATGGTGCAATACTCAATATTATTGGTGCATTACTGGGTACCAAAGTCGCGACTACCGTTGGTCAAGGCTTAGTCGATGCCCAAGCAGTTACCTCTGAAGTATTGTTAGCTGCACTTATCAGCGCCATTATTTGGAATTTATTGACGTGGTACAAAGGACTACCTTCTAGTTCCTCTCATGCACTGATGGGATCACTCATGGGTGCCACCGCTTTTGCGGCAGGCGGACAAAGCCTACATTGGGATAAAATCACCGGCAAAGTCATTATCCCCATGTTCACCTCACCCATCATGGCCTTTATTATCGGTTACTTTGTGATGGTAGGTCTTTTTTGGTTATTGCATCGTATTGCGTTACCCACTTTGAATGCCTGGTTTCGTAAACTACAGATCCTTTCTTCGGGTTATCTTTGTCTAACTCATGGTACCAACGATGCACAAAAAACCATGGGTATTATTGCACTTGCCGTTGCTACCTACTATCAAACCGAATTTGAGGTTTCTAATTGGATTGTCATCACTTGCGCTTTAACAATGGGACTTGGCACCATGGCAGGTGGTTGGAAAATCATGCGTACCGTTGGCTCTAAAATGGTTAAAATCACCCCTATCCAAGGATTTGCAGCAGAAGCCACTGGCGGTAGTATCTTATTTTTAACGGCCCATTTTGGTATTCCCGTTAGCACCACACACACCATTACGACCTCGATTATGGGTGTGGGTTCAGCGCAACGGCTTTCAGCTCTCAAATTACCCGTTATCGCTAATATTATGAGCGCTTGGGTTTTAACCCTCCCGGTCTCTTTCTTCTTATCTGGGGGCTTATATACTTTCATGCATTGGGCTATTGCCAGATTCGCTTAA
- a CDS encoding protein kinase domain-containing protein: MPASEPNLKGFTAENWGKRWEIIERIVELARADRVAQSLPLEFKLNANEVARYLRKLQETGVDITEASAHSIVVFPDRIIAMDKNPNKEGSYEQRYLGNGKFGRVKLGKDKEGNAYALKVERKKSDQKSAQEQAIMEAIGVRIGGVSYQTNTTKPWLDEKPIHEKELTVMKLIRGTKLSAFLLRGAAPSFYSLDVRQRMLIAMGIIRAIDNLNNYGFAHRDTKADNFMLDITQLPPVKKLSADNVAAYLRGELPGYDFNNLIREIDWGLAIPISVEPQVFMRSESKQVYSIGYTAPEYYTSETYSRLSETYTVAKLLKNILAFDADILSKILPDELVLAVKHYEECSKQYNAHLRLIQNSIKETNGMIEPTVAKDLLEKEISLASFRDESKSTLAELLNIYPPNTRPSLLELSNDFEMRLINISRDLQSRSQFRIVKQSASASGEESSGYEEELESIDEFEESGYPDEMEGDIRHELSGFTSSTSSTSSTSSEESITASSSSTHSDEDAQGLDSSMRTRRTFTTSFSRSQTPEMILPHFALIESTEERNEFLMANCILVEEEEVAKVLQTQSFEDLRELLNFVAEKESDKLMSIDPKIKSFILEKIEAEMVRQSPSSPSPARR; the protein is encoded by the coding sequence ATGCCCGCAAGTGAGCCAAATTTAAAGGGTTTTACCGCAGAAAACTGGGGTAAACGCTGGGAAATCATTGAGAGGATTGTTGAGCTTGCACGGGCGGATAGAGTAGCCCAGTCACTGCCATTAGAATTCAAATTAAATGCGAATGAAGTTGCTCGATATCTAAGAAAACTTCAAGAGACAGGTGTCGACATCACTGAAGCTAGCGCACATTCCATTGTCGTATTTCCCGATAGGATTATTGCTATGGATAAAAATCCAAACAAAGAAGGAAGTTATGAGCAGCGTTACCTAGGGAATGGGAAATTTGGCAGAGTTAAACTGGGAAAAGATAAAGAAGGCAATGCTTATGCATTAAAAGTTGAGCGCAAAAAAAGTGATCAAAAATCTGCTCAAGAACAAGCCATTATGGAAGCAATTGGTGTACGTATCGGAGGTGTGTCCTATCAAACGAATACGACAAAACCTTGGTTAGATGAAAAGCCAATCCATGAAAAAGAATTAACCGTGATGAAATTAATTCGCGGCACTAAGCTATCTGCATTTTTGCTGCGTGGGGCAGCTCCTAGCTTTTACAGCCTCGATGTTCGGCAGAGAATGTTAATTGCGATGGGTATTATCCGCGCAATCGATAATTTGAATAATTATGGATTTGCTCATCGCGATACCAAAGCAGATAATTTCATGCTAGATATAACGCAGCTCCCCCCGGTAAAAAAGTTGTCGGCAGATAATGTAGCAGCTTATCTTCGTGGCGAATTGCCAGGTTATGATTTTAATAATCTCATTCGGGAAATCGATTGGGGCCTCGCAATCCCGATTTCGGTTGAACCACAAGTTTTTATGCGATCTGAGTCAAAACAAGTATACAGTATTGGGTATACAGCGCCTGAATATTATACAAGTGAAACATATTCTCGATTATCAGAGACTTATACGGTTGCTAAATTATTGAAAAATATTCTCGCATTTGATGCTGATATACTATCAAAAATTTTACCGGATGAATTAGTATTGGCCGTAAAACATTACGAAGAATGTAGTAAGCAGTATAATGCTCATCTACGTTTAATACAAAATAGCATAAAAGAAACGAATGGGATGATTGAACCAACGGTTGCCAAAGATTTATTAGAAAAGGAAATCAGTCTTGCTAGTTTTCGTGATGAAAGTAAGAGTACGTTAGCAGAACTGTTAAACATTTACCCTCCCAATACAAGGCCATCGTTATTAGAACTATCTAACGATTTCGAAATGAGGCTTATAAATATATCGAGAGACTTGCAATCGAGATCGCAATTTCGGATTGTCAAACAGAGCGCGAGTGCATCAGGGGAGGAGTCATCTGGTTATGAAGAAGAACTGGAATCCATCGATGAGTTTGAAGAGTCTGGTTATCCAGATGAAATGGAAGGCGATATCCGGCATGAGCTATCTGGCTTCACTAGCTCCACTAGCTCCACTAGCTCCACTAGCTCTGAAGAATCCATCACGGCGTCATCCTCTTCGACCCACTCTGATGAGGATGCCCAAGGCTTGGATTCATCGATGAGAACAAGGCGAACCTTTACAACCTCATTTTCACGTTCGCAAACGCCTGAAATGATACTCCCCCACTTTGCCTTAATAGAAAGTACCGAAGAACGCAATGAATTTTTGATGGCAAATTGTATCCTGGTAGAGGAAGAAGAGGTTGCCAAGGTACTCCAGACTCAAAGCTTCGAAGATTTACGTGAACTCTTAAACTTTGTTGCAGAAAAAGAATCCGACAAACTCATGTCCATTGATCCTAAGATTAAAAGCTTTATTTTGGAGAAAATTGAAGCAGAAATGGTCAGACAAAGCCCGTCTTCTCCTTCACCCGCCAGACGCTAA